Below is a genomic region from Raphanus sativus cultivar WK10039 chromosome 4, ASM80110v3, whole genome shotgun sequence.
CTCTCATTTTAGCAAAGAattctgtttttaatataaaaaaataaaataaaaagacaaaaactaGCTAGcaattattattcatttattttttcgtATCGTTTTTAATAACTATGGTCTCTCAAAATACTACTTTTATATGAGTTTTAAGTTAGTCAtgtttgtttaaattatatagtcatatttgtttaaattataaagTCATGTCTGTCTAAATTACAAGCCAAAGCAATATAAAttacttagaaaaaaaaattctctcttTAAATtcaaatacattatttaaatgaattatTGTATCTCACAAGACTAACAACGAGTGAACGAGGCTTAGGTGTGTGTTATCATGGGTACTGGCATTTTcgtaaatttaaaatacaagaaCCCCACATCAGGAAAATTACActtcattaaaaaaaactcatttctTTGCACTACACTCCTTATAAATCGTAGGTCTTCCTCTTCCCCCAACACAGCTTCTCGCATTTCATAAAAAGTGAGACAAATTACGTAGGAACGAGAGTGATCCAAGAACATGAACCACACGATGGATGATCAAAACTTGGCTTTTATCTCTCAGTTGTACCCTGATGTCTACACTCAGATACTACCTCAACAAGGTAAACttcaatcattttttttgttttgaatttttttttttttgagcaactttGTTTTGAATTTCTAGAAACCCCAATTTAATGGACTTTAGTGTTAAAAGTTGGTTAGCTAGTTTATCcgaaaatttcaatattttctgTTGTTTTAGAGTCTGGAAACCCTCCCTCCAAATATTATGgaataagtttttataaaattcaagtGGCCTATCTATTTTAGTCTCCCCCAAAAAAAGTCACgacacattaaactaaaaagtaaagaaaaatcgaaagctttatttcttttctttttgataagCATTTgtcatgtttctttttttagcGAATTACTAATTTGCTTTTATCTATTTTGGTCGGTAGGAGCAGTGAAGCCACCGAAGCGACGGAGGAAGAAGAGCAAAGGAGCCGTGGCTACTGGAGATGTAAGCAACTGCTTTTTTAGGAAGAGAAAGCTTACCGATGAACAAGTGAACATGTTGGAGATGAGTTTTGGCGATGAGCACAAGCTTGAGTCGGAGAGGAAAGATAGACTTGCGGCAGAGCTAGGGCTTGACCCTCGTCAAGTTGCCGTTTGGTTTCAGAACCGTCGTGCACGATGGAAGAACAAAAGGCTCGAGGAAGAATACAACAAACTCAAAAATTCACATGACAACGTCCTTGGCGACAAGTGCCGACTTGAGTCAGAGGTATAGTTTCCTAatgcttattttattttattttattttgtaaactttaaTCTTATATTCATaagtattttttaaagaaaatttgcttaatcattttctttctctgttaattatttttcttaccATTAGTTTTAATAAGGGCAGAAATGGTTTTAGGTTTCATCATTATATATCTAAATCAACGATTGTGATGATGGTAGATATACTAAACAATTTCATTCAAAACTTTATCTAATCATACGGAAGGGATTATTTGTCAACATTTTTTCAGCAATTTTAAGCAaatattttcattctttttttttctgttaccTTGTTACTTATTTTATGAGCTCAAGATTCGAAAAAAGTTTGTTTTAAAGAACACAATAATGAAAGACAGCAGAGACTTGAGTTGAAAGCAGAAAAAGCGACATCTAACAATATATTGCACTACAAAAAAAGAGTTGAGTTAAATCACTTAAATTGAATCACAAAACtaagtgattttattttaaattacttatttacaAATGATACTAATATAAATAATCTAACATCAGTTAAATTAAATGATGTTATA
It encodes:
- the LOC108840759 gene encoding homeobox-leucine zipper protein ATHB-40, which translates into the protein MNHTMDDQNLAFISQLYPDVYTQILPQQGAVKPPKRRRKKSKGAVATGDVSNCFFRKRKLTDEQVNMLEMSFGDEHKLESERKDRLAAELGLDPRQVAVWFQNRRARWKNKRLEEEYNKLKNSHDNVLGDKCRLESELLQLKEQLYDAEREIQRLAERVERGSSNSPISSSVSVEANETAFFGDYNVGDDGDDYDNLFYPVPENTYMDGVEWASLYI